A genomic segment from Bubalus kerabau isolate K-KA32 ecotype Philippines breed swamp buffalo chromosome 14, PCC_UOA_SB_1v2, whole genome shotgun sequence encodes:
- the GDF6 gene encoding growth/differentiation factor 6: MDTSRVLLSAVFLISFLWDLPGFQQASISSSSSSAELGSAKGMRSRKEGRMPRAPRENATAREPLDRQEPPPRPQEEPQRRPPQQPEAREPPGRGPRVVPHEYMLSIYRTYSIAEKLGINASFFQSSKSANTITSFVDRGLDDLSHTPLRRQKYLFDVSTLSDKEELVGAELRLFRQAPAAPWGPPAGPLRLQLFACQSPLLLEARSLDPQGAPRPGWEVFDVWRGLRPQPWKQLCLELRAAWGGEPGAAEDKARALGPQQPPPPDLRSLGFGRRVRTPQERALLVVFSRSQRKTLFAEMREQLGSATEVVGPGAGAEGSGPPPPPPSGTPDAGLWSPSPGRRRRRTAFASRHGKRHGKKSRLRCSKKPLHVNFKELGWDDWIIAPLEYEAYHCEGVCDFPLRSHLEPTNHAIIQTLMNSMDPGSTPPSCCVPTKLTPISILYIDAGNNVVYKQYEEMVVESCGCR; the protein is encoded by the exons ATGGATACCTCCAGGGTCCTGCTCTCGGCCGTCTTCCTCATCAGTTTCCTGTGGGATCTGCCGGGTTTCCAGCAAGCTTCCATCTCTTCCTCCTCGTCGTCCGCCGAGCTGGGCTCCGCCAAGGGAATGCGAAGCCGCAAGGAAGGAAGGATGCCGCGGGCGCCGAGAGAGAATGCCACGGCCCGGGAGCCCCTGGATCGCCAGGAGCCCCCGCCGAGGCCGCAGGAGGAGCCCCAGCGGCGGCCGCCACAGCAGCCTGAAGCTCGGGAGCCTCCCGGCAGGGGCCCGCGCGTGGTGCCCCACGAGTACATGCTGTCAATCTACAGGACTTACTCCATCGCCGAGAAGCTGGGCATCAATGCTAGCTTTTTCCAGTCTTCCAAGTCGGCTAATACGATCACTAGCTTTGTAGACAGGGGACTAG ACGATCTCTCGCACACTCCTCTCAGGAGACAGAAGTATTTGTTTGATGTGTCCACGCTCTCAGACAAAGAAGAGCTGGTGGGCGCGGAGCTGCGGCTGTTTCGCCAGGCTCCCGCTGCGCCCTGGGGGCCGCCGGCCGGCCCGCTCCGCTTGCAGCTCTTCGCCTGCCAGTCGCCCCTGCTGCTGGAAGCGCGGAGCCTGGACCCGCAGGGGGCGCCCCGGCCCGGCTGGGAAGTCTTCGACGTGTGGCGGGGCCTGCGCCCCCAGCCCTGGAAGCAGCTGTGCTTGGAGCTTCGGGCCGCGTGGGGCGGCGAGCCCGGCGCCGCGGAGGACAAGGCGCGCGCGCTGGGGCCCCAGCAGCCGCCGCCCCCGGACCTGCGGAGTCTGGGCTTCGGCCGGAGGGTGCGGACCCCCCAGGAGCGCGCCTTGCTCGTCGTGTTCTCCAGGTCCCAGCGCAAGACCCTGTTCGCCGAGATGCGCGAGCAGCTGGGCTCGGCGACCGAGGTGGTCGGCCCCGGTGCCGGGGCCGAGGGGtcggggccgccgccgccgccgccgtcggGCACCCCGGACGCTGGGCTCTGGTCGCCCTCGCCTGGCCGCCGGCGGCGGCGCACGGCCTTCGCCAGCCGCCACGGCAAGCGGCACGGCAAGAAGTCGAGGCTGCGCTGCAGCAAGAAGCCCCTGCACGTGAACTTCAAGGAGCTGGGCTGGGACGACTGGATTATCGCGCCCCTGGAGTACGAGGCCTACCACTGCGAGGGCGTGTGCGACTTCCCGCTACGCTCGCACCTGGAGCCCACCAACCACGCCATCATCCAGACGCTGATGAACTCCATGGACCCCGGCTCCACCCCGCCCAGCTGCTGCGTGCCCACCAAATTGACTCCCATCAGCATCTTGTACATCGACGCGGGCAATAACGTGGTCTACAAGCAGTACGAGGAGATGGTGGTGGAGTCCTGCGGCTGCAGGTAG